Proteins from a single region of Amycolatopsis sp. CA-230715:
- a CDS encoding M20/M25/M40 family metallo-hydrolase, with protein sequence MVTPALGRADRELLLRLLRIPTVSPLEGGRGDGLWRAQRAYAEAAALIGFTVPHHACATAEEVDRPDVPLAVREAGQSFLDEQPSMVLRLGPELARERTVLFNVHLDTVAGGEPVGFDGTRFTGRGAIDAKGPAVALLAGIRAAAPALGDDVGVLVQAVSGEEGGAMGTIGTRPLLDRGFYGALNVFCEPTGLRYLTSATASMTARVRVRGRGAIDDRPAAGHNATVLLGALARHFALALDEVTVCVAGLHTGDFHNRVYGSGQLLLNLPYSRSSEGARLERLVEREFHSGLAEFAARFAGSRQFAMTAADAASITALEWTKRGLPCLHGEVPAALVSGIPAWPAVEPAFTCDAIWMDGRQGADTIVLGPGELDKNNAHAEGEFAELAELDAFAATVSRLLTGFAARSRKDSA encoded by the coding sequence CTGGTGACCCCGGCGCTGGGGCGGGCGGACCGGGAACTCCTCCTCCGGCTGCTGCGGATCCCGACCGTCTCCCCGCTCGAAGGCGGGCGGGGAGACGGTTTGTGGCGCGCGCAGCGGGCGTACGCGGAGGCGGCGGCCCTGATCGGGTTTACCGTGCCGCACCACGCGTGCGCCACCGCGGAGGAAGTCGACCGGCCGGACGTGCCGCTGGCCGTCCGCGAAGCCGGGCAGTCCTTTTTGGACGAACAGCCGAGCATGGTGCTGCGCCTCGGCCCGGAGCTGGCGCGCGAGCGCACCGTGCTGTTCAACGTGCACCTCGACACCGTCGCGGGCGGGGAACCCGTCGGCTTCGACGGCACGCGGTTCACCGGTCGTGGCGCGATCGACGCCAAGGGCCCCGCGGTGGCGCTGCTCGCCGGGATCCGGGCCGCCGCACCCGCGCTCGGCGACGACGTCGGCGTGCTCGTCCAAGCCGTGTCCGGCGAGGAGGGTGGCGCGATGGGCACGATCGGCACCCGCCCGCTGCTCGACCGCGGCTTCTACGGCGCGCTGAACGTGTTCTGCGAGCCGACCGGCCTGCGGTACCTGACCAGCGCCACCGCGTCGATGACCGCACGGGTCCGGGTGCGGGGGCGAGGCGCGATCGACGACCGGCCCGCCGCAGGGCACAACGCGACGGTGCTGCTCGGCGCGCTCGCGCGGCACTTCGCACTGGCACTGGACGAGGTCACGGTGTGCGTCGCGGGGCTGCACACGGGCGATTTCCACAACCGGGTCTACGGCAGCGGGCAACTGCTGCTCAACCTCCCCTACTCGCGATCGTCGGAAGGGGCGCGGCTGGAACGGTTGGTGGAGCGGGAGTTCCACAGTGGACTCGCCGAGTTCGCCGCCCGCTTCGCCGGTAGCAGGCAGTTCGCGATGACCGCGGCCGACGCCGCTTCGATCACCGCGCTGGAGTGGACGAAGCGCGGCCTGCCGTGCCTGCACGGGGAGGTCCCGGCGGCGCTGGTCTCCGGGATCCCCGCCTGGCCCGCCGTCGAACCCGCGTTCACCTGCGATGCGATCTGGATGGACGGCAGGCAGGGCGCCGACACGATCGTGCTGGGTCCTGGCGAACTG
- a CDS encoding sugar phosphate isomerase/epimerase family protein → MHADELPLAGIGDEAGQSLADQLETLRLLGWRHLELRTVDGLALADLDRARAREIAATVLDAGITVVCLDSRIGSWSDPIDGPFAIDLAELDTLAEWCARLGTRYVRVMSYPDAGLTEPEWRHRVFDRIGRLTERAERAGIVLVHENCSGWAGSSADRMVRLLDAIDSPSLRLLFDTGNGVAHGYVAYDLLAEVVDRVEHVHVKDAVSTVEGVRYTLPGDGQSAVADCVSLLLTAGYRGALSIEPHLAVVPHTGSRDERYARELFVAAGERLRRLVDRELLDRVTW, encoded by the coding sequence ATGCACGCTGACGAACTCCCGCTCGCCGGTATCGGTGACGAAGCGGGCCAGTCGCTCGCCGATCAGCTCGAAACGCTGCGGCTGCTGGGCTGGCGGCATCTCGAACTGCGCACCGTCGACGGGCTGGCGCTCGCCGATCTCGACCGCGCGCGGGCCCGCGAGATCGCGGCCACCGTGCTCGACGCCGGAATCACCGTGGTGTGCCTCGATTCCAGGATCGGGAGCTGGTCGGATCCGATCGACGGGCCGTTCGCGATCGACCTCGCCGAGCTGGACACTCTCGCGGAATGGTGTGCGCGGCTGGGCACCCGGTACGTGCGCGTCATGTCCTATCCGGACGCCGGGCTCACCGAACCCGAATGGCGGCACCGGGTGTTCGACCGGATCGGGCGGCTCACCGAACGGGCCGAGCGCGCGGGAATCGTGCTGGTGCACGAAAACTGCTCCGGGTGGGCCGGTTCGAGCGCGGACCGGATGGTCCGTCTGCTGGACGCGATCGACAGCCCGTCACTGCGGCTGCTCTTCGACACGGGCAACGGCGTCGCGCACGGCTACGTCGCCTACGACCTGCTCGCCGAGGTGGTGGACCGCGTCGAGCACGTGCACGTCAAGGACGCGGTGTCCACTGTGGAGGGAGTGCGGTACACGCTGCCCGGTGACGGGCAGTCCGCCGTCGCCGACTGCGTGAGCCTGCTGCTGACCGCCGGGTACCGCGGCGCGCTGTCGATCGAACCCCATCTGGCGGTGGTCCCGCACACCGGATCCCGTGACGAGCGCTACGCGCGGGAACTGTTCGTCGCCGCGGGTGAGCGGTTGCGCCGCCTGGTCGACCGGGAACTGCTCGACCGGGTCACCTGGTGA
- a CDS encoding oxidoreductase, translated as MRTFVIGLGRAGAGLHIPILTRIREGGGPILVFDPAVESGDLPPGVVSVPSIERAARSLDPAGAVTHLCTPPGSRSALLDELATAGFRRFVLEKPIATNDRELRRIVRLRARNGLRFAVVAPWLAAALTGKLARIVRDGTLGALRAITVHQHKPRFHRSLTTSGHPTAFDVEIPHAIPVVLRLAGPAELTAAKWRTLSCEEGTIPRLGGASLTLEHHSGVRTELVSDLTSPIRERRMRLEFAEGTVTADYPVGEDDDHAQLTVTTGGPSEHRAFRDDALTAFFVGTYRRFGRPSTDTEHLDFALHCETVRLLSEAKSRCATIPVQSRAEPQYAR; from the coding sequence TTGCGAACCTTCGTCATCGGACTCGGCCGCGCCGGGGCGGGTCTGCACATCCCGATCCTGACCAGAATCCGCGAGGGCGGCGGACCGATCCTCGTGTTCGACCCGGCGGTCGAGAGCGGCGATCTGCCGCCGGGCGTGGTCTCCGTGCCGTCGATCGAACGGGCGGCGCGGTCACTCGACCCGGCGGGCGCCGTGACCCATCTGTGCACCCCGCCCGGTTCGCGGTCCGCGCTGCTCGACGAACTCGCCACCGCGGGCTTCCGCCGCTTCGTGCTGGAGAAGCCGATCGCCACCAACGACCGGGAACTGCGGCGCATCGTGCGGCTGCGCGCCAGGAACGGGCTCCGGTTCGCGGTGGTCGCGCCGTGGCTCGCGGCCGCGCTCACCGGCAAGCTCGCGCGGATCGTCCGCGACGGCACGCTCGGCGCGCTGCGGGCGATCACCGTGCACCAGCACAAGCCCCGGTTCCACCGGTCGCTGACCACCTCGGGCCACCCGACCGCGTTCGACGTCGAAATCCCGCACGCGATCCCGGTCGTCCTGCGGCTCGCGGGCCCGGCCGAGCTGACGGCGGCGAAGTGGCGGACGCTGTCGTGCGAGGAAGGCACCATCCCGCGGCTCGGCGGTGCGTCGCTGACGCTCGAACACCACAGCGGAGTGCGCACCGAACTGGTTTCCGATCTCACCTCACCGATCCGGGAGCGCCGGATGCGGCTCGAATTCGCCGAGGGCACGGTGACCGCGGACTACCCGGTCGGCGAGGACGACGACCACGCGCAGCTGACCGTCACCACGGGCGGCCCGAGCGAGCACCGCGCCTTCCGCGACGACGCGCTCACCGCGTTCTTCGTCGGCACGTACCGGCGCTTCGGCAGACCTTCCACCGACACCGAGCACCTCGACTTCGCGCTGCACTGCGAAACGGTCCGGCTGCTGAGCGAGGCGAAGAGCCGGTGCGCGACCATTCCCGTCCAGTCCAGGGCGGAGCCGCAGTATGCACGCTGA
- a CDS encoding DegT/DnrJ/EryC1/StrS family aminotransferase — protein MEAIFENGKFSHGAQVARFEHLLAEYTGARHVVGVNSGTDALVLLLRACGLAPGEEVLVPAFSFVASASSVVLAGGLPRFTDIDPVTYAMDPASAADAVSAATRFLMPVHLFSHQADLRALGDLAGRHDLVVVEDSAEAIGARQDGRHAGLHGAGGVLSFFPSKTLGAIGDAGAVLTDRPEIAERVAALRHHGRGGRTLDHFPGISNETDEPGVNSKMDDIQAAVLIAKLGRLESDIVRRAELASAYSERLRDIPGIIRLPLVTSPSADCRDVFYVYLIEVENRDALAAELAENGIGTETYYPVPLPFQPCFADLGHRAGQFPNAEAACARALALPLYPDLELAGVDHVCDVIRSFYLGRAR, from the coding sequence GTGGAAGCGATCTTCGAGAACGGGAAGTTCTCCCACGGCGCGCAGGTCGCGCGGTTCGAGCACCTGCTCGCCGAGTACACCGGCGCGCGCCACGTCGTCGGGGTGAACAGCGGGACGGACGCGCTCGTGCTGCTCCTGCGCGCGTGCGGTCTCGCGCCGGGCGAGGAGGTGCTGGTGCCCGCGTTCTCCTTCGTCGCTTCGGCGTCGTCGGTCGTGCTCGCGGGCGGGCTGCCGCGCTTCACCGACATCGATCCCGTCACCTACGCGATGGATCCGGCGTCGGCGGCGGACGCGGTCAGCGCGGCGACGCGGTTCCTGATGCCGGTGCACCTGTTCTCCCATCAGGCGGACCTGCGCGCGCTCGGTGACCTGGCCGGGCGGCACGACCTCGTCGTGGTGGAGGACAGCGCCGAGGCGATCGGGGCGCGGCAGGACGGCAGGCACGCGGGGCTGCACGGCGCGGGCGGGGTGCTCTCGTTCTTCCCGAGCAAGACGCTCGGTGCGATCGGCGACGCCGGTGCGGTGCTCACCGACCGGCCCGAGATCGCCGAACGGGTGGCCGCGCTGCGCCACCACGGCAGGGGCGGCCGCACACTGGATCATTTCCCCGGTATCTCGAACGAGACCGATGAACCGGGCGTGAACAGCAAGATGGACGACATCCAGGCCGCCGTGCTGATCGCGAAACTCGGCCGCCTCGAATCCGACATCGTCCGCAGGGCGGAACTGGCGAGCGCTTATTCCGAACGGCTGCGGGATATCCCTGGAATAATCCGGCTGCCGCTGGTGACTTCGCCGTCGGCAGATTGTCGTGACGTTTTCTACGTGTACTTGATCGAGGTGGAGAATCGCGACGCGCTGGCGGCCGAGCTGGCCGAGAACGGCATAGGAACGGAAACCTACTACCCGGTTCCGCTGCCGTTCCAGCCGTGTTTCGCCGATCTCGGCCACCGCGCGGGCCAGTTCCCGAATGCCGAAGCGGCGTGCGCACGCGCGCTCGCGCTGCCGCTCTACCCCGATCTGGAGCTCGCTGGAGTGGACCACGTCTGCGACGTCATCCGCTCCTTCTACCTCGGGCGTGCGCGATGA
- a CDS encoding DegT/DnrJ/EryC1/StrS family aminotransferase, whose amino-acid sequence MTARELPFFARDLFEADKAVLLRLIEEIGTGADQRFILGRHTAAFERMLRESLDAADVVACGSGTSALTLVLRAMGVGAGDEVIVPAFGCAPLAATVLGVGATPVFADITPHTMVVDPARIAELIGPRTKAVLPAHLFSVMADMPAITEIAEEHGLRLLEDSAVAQGAVLRGRPAGTWGEAGVFSFVQVKSFGMPGEGGVVVTADPELGDAVRMLRNHGQDGVHRFVHHRIGYNSRFDEIQAAFQQYRYALFPARLERRARIADYYTGRFAALADAGVLPPPTGRDGRCYYVYCLLCERRDELKAWLAERGIGSHVYYPRPLPRQTAFAAHARQGARWPVAEHAADRILALPIYPHLTDAEVERIADAVCAFARSTAPNPLAEPEGVPS is encoded by the coding sequence ATGACGGCCCGCGAGCTGCCCTTCTTCGCCCGTGATCTGTTCGAAGCGGACAAGGCGGTGCTGCTGCGCCTGATCGAGGAGATCGGTACCGGGGCGGACCAGCGGTTCATCCTGGGACGGCACACGGCGGCGTTCGAACGGATGCTGCGCGAGTCGCTCGACGCCGCCGACGTGGTGGCCTGCGGCAGCGGGACTTCCGCGCTCACGCTGGTGCTGCGCGCGATGGGAGTCGGCGCGGGGGACGAGGTGATCGTGCCCGCGTTCGGCTGCGCCCCGCTGGCCGCGACGGTGCTGGGCGTCGGCGCCACGCCGGTGTTCGCGGACATCACCCCGCACACCATGGTCGTCGACCCGGCGCGGATCGCGGAACTGATCGGACCCCGCACCAAGGCCGTGCTGCCCGCGCACTTGTTCTCGGTGATGGCGGACATGCCGGCCATCACCGAGATCGCGGAGGAACACGGACTGCGGCTGCTCGAGGACTCCGCGGTGGCGCAGGGCGCGGTGCTGCGCGGGCGGCCCGCCGGGACGTGGGGCGAGGCGGGGGTGTTCTCGTTCGTGCAAGTCAAGTCGTTCGGCATGCCGGGGGAGGGCGGGGTGGTGGTGACCGCGGACCCCGAGCTCGGCGACGCGGTGCGGATGCTGCGCAACCACGGTCAGGACGGCGTGCACCGCTTCGTGCACCACCGGATCGGCTACAACAGCCGGTTCGACGAGATCCAGGCCGCCTTCCAGCAGTACCGGTACGCCCTGTTCCCCGCGCGGCTCGAGCGGCGCGCGCGGATCGCCGACTACTACACCGGCCGGTTCGCTGCACTGGCCGACGCCGGTGTGCTGCCGCCGCCGACCGGGCGCGACGGCCGCTGCTACTACGTCTACTGCCTGCTGTGCGAACGCCGTGACGAGCTGAAGGCGTGGCTCGCCGAGCGCGGGATCGGTTCGCACGTCTACTACCCGAGACCGTTGCCGCGGCAGACCGCGTTCGCCGCGCACGCGAGGCAGGGCGCGCGGTGGCCGGTGGCCGAGCACGCGGCGGACCGCATCCTCGCGCTGCCGATCTACCCGCACCTGACCGACGCCGAGGTCGAACGCATCGCCGATGCCGTGTGCGCCTTCGCGAGGTCGACCGCACCGAACCCGCTCGCCGAACCGGAAGGAGTCCCGTCGTGA
- a CDS encoding UbiA family prenyltransferase translates to MTSSAQHWPRAVAGARQESKLRSYARLAKLDVYDYYLSILVVLSAVLFPALDAMTVPVLLLFLAGEVLVTAAMVALDDVTGYYDGSDAANYVPDTPTRRLLRKPLVAGTLTVGEAKWFGWLAASAGGVLWLLAVFTAPHRPVWTVALLVVTFVAMPQYSYGVKLSYRGFQEFFLAALGLALVLVPYGLIAGEFSSFVLVQGLIFGMGPLLFGVYSNTNDVEGDRAVGRPTMAVLASPRGNARFVGALSVAEFAFGALGSLTGLAPWWFVLLMLPTTALRAAQYRIGFAGAGDIMTARKLGFTVHRVSVVLLVLANLIAAATA, encoded by the coding sequence GTGACCAGCAGCGCCCAGCACTGGCCCCGCGCCGTAGCCGGAGCACGGCAGGAGAGCAAGCTCCGCAGCTACGCGCGCCTGGCGAAGCTGGACGTCTACGACTACTACCTGAGCATTCTCGTGGTGCTGTCCGCGGTGCTGTTCCCGGCGCTCGACGCCATGACGGTGCCCGTCCTGCTGCTGTTCCTCGCCGGCGAAGTGCTGGTGACCGCGGCGATGGTCGCGCTCGACGACGTCACCGGCTACTACGACGGGAGCGACGCGGCGAACTACGTCCCGGACACGCCCACCCGCCGCCTGCTCCGCAAACCCCTGGTCGCGGGGACGCTCACGGTCGGGGAGGCGAAGTGGTTCGGCTGGCTGGCCGCTTCGGCGGGCGGAGTGCTGTGGCTGCTGGCGGTGTTCACCGCACCGCACCGTCCGGTGTGGACGGTCGCGTTGCTGGTGGTGACGTTCGTGGCGATGCCGCAGTACTCCTACGGCGTCAAGCTCAGCTACCGCGGATTCCAGGAGTTCTTCCTCGCCGCGCTTGGGCTCGCCCTCGTACTCGTCCCCTATGGACTGATCGCGGGGGAGTTCTCCTCGTTCGTACTGGTGCAGGGCTTGATCTTCGGCATGGGCCCGCTGCTGTTCGGCGTCTATTCCAATACGAACGACGTCGAGGGAGATCGCGCGGTCGGCAGGCCGACGATGGCGGTGCTGGCGTCACCACGGGGCAACGCGCGGTTCGTCGGGGCGCTGTCGGTCGCCGAGTTCGCGTTCGGCGCGCTCGGTTCGCTCACCGGGCTCGCGCCGTGGTGGTTCGTCCTGCTCATGCTGCCCACCACCGCGCTGCGCGCCGCGCAGTACCGGATCGGGTTCGCCGGTGCCGGTGACATCATGACCGCGCGCAAGCTCGGGTTCACCGTGCACCGGGTGAGCGTCGTGCTGCTCGTGCTGGCCAACCTGATCGCGGCGGCCACGGCATGA
- a CDS encoding FAD-dependent oxidoreductase — translation MTVDLDVAVVGAGIGGLAAATGLAEAGLSVRVFEAADRVGGRMASFRRAGYTVDEGAEQLSTRGYRATWELIRRAGIRRDEVPPIGKRVAVWREGVAHPGLSEPGAVLTGAGLSKRARIDLVRFLAAIRDPRRFDADRPEWTPIGTRTVADYARGFHPDLHDYLFQAVAGCFFGWDTGRSAMAPFACLLREIGPASCWVTYRDGMDTLARRLAGNLDVVTGRAVREVVGGTDLARVVFDDETVTARSVLLCVPAPVAARLYVNAPEADAEFLAACAFRPMLKVSCFLDRPLAVKTSRPAYVLLTPSAEEDVLSGLVIDHEKHPERAPAGAGLVSLLASPRVVPELFDAADDDVVQALVDSGERFAPGLAGATVRNFVHRFRHGLPEATPEALRLRAGFAARPIGTVDYAGDWVLLRPSSEGAVRSAATTVSRVLSRLDSVRGAA, via the coding sequence ATGACGGTGGACCTCGACGTCGCGGTGGTCGGTGCCGGGATCGGCGGGCTGGCCGCCGCGACCGGGCTGGCCGAGGCTGGGCTATCCGTGCGCGTCTTCGAGGCGGCAGACCGGGTGGGCGGGCGGATGGCCAGTTTCCGCCGTGCCGGGTACACAGTGGACGAAGGCGCCGAGCAGTTGTCCACGCGGGGTTACCGCGCCACGTGGGAGCTGATCCGGCGGGCGGGCATCCGGCGGGACGAGGTGCCCCCGATCGGCAAGCGCGTCGCGGTGTGGCGCGAAGGCGTCGCCCACCCCGGGCTGTCGGAGCCGGGTGCGGTCCTCACCGGTGCCGGACTGTCCAAACGCGCCAGGATCGATCTCGTCCGGTTTCTCGCCGCCATCAGGGATCCGCGCCGCTTCGACGCGGACCGTCCCGAGTGGACGCCGATCGGGACGCGGACCGTCGCGGACTACGCCCGCGGTTTCCACCCCGATCTGCACGACTACCTGTTCCAGGCGGTCGCGGGCTGCTTCTTCGGCTGGGACACCGGCCGCTCCGCGATGGCGCCGTTCGCCTGCCTGCTCCGGGAAATCGGCCCCGCGTCGTGCTGGGTGACCTACCGCGACGGCATGGACACCCTCGCCCGCCGCCTCGCCGGGAACCTCGACGTGGTCACCGGCCGCGCGGTGCGCGAGGTGGTCGGCGGCACCGACCTCGCGCGCGTGGTGTTCGACGACGAGACGGTGACCGCTCGCTCGGTGCTGCTGTGCGTTCCGGCGCCGGTGGCGGCGCGGCTCTACGTCAACGCGCCCGAGGCGGACGCGGAGTTCCTCGCCGCCTGCGCGTTCCGGCCGATGCTCAAGGTCAGCTGCTTCCTCGATCGCCCGCTGGCGGTCAAGACGAGCCGTCCCGCCTACGTGCTGCTGACCCCGTCCGCCGAGGAAGATGTGCTGTCCGGTCTCGTGATCGACCACGAGAAGCATCCGGAGCGGGCGCCGGCCGGTGCCGGGCTGGTCAGCCTGCTGGCCTCGCCGCGCGTCGTCCCCGAACTGTTCGACGCGGCGGATGACGACGTCGTGCAGGCGCTTGTGGACAGTGGGGAGCGGTTCGCCCCCGGTCTGGCGGGGGCGACCGTGCGGAATTTCGTGCACCGGTTCCGGCACGGCCTTCCCGAGGCGACGCCGGAAGCGCTGCGGCTGCGCGCCGGTTTCGCGGCGCGTCCGATCGGGACGGTCGATTACGCCGGTGACTGGGTGCTGCTGCGGCCGAGCAGCGAAGGGGCCGTGCGGTCCGCTGCCACGACCGTGTCGCGCGTGTTGAGCAGGCTGGACTCGGTGAGGGGAGCGGCGTGA
- a CDS encoding AMP-binding protein, with protein sequence MGVLFEECADRGVPTVVQVDRPFDIAPDAGLSHDMPALARLVREASGWLAAAGAGPGDRVAIVKRNHWDYDLLACAAIRLGAVPAQLSGHLGAEALRELLKRLDSALLVTDAEILRRCRDEGVELPSLARRVLSLDAPEQGALVLADVRGTTPPAPKRPVRDEPLVVNHTSGTTGVPKLVVHSTGTIIGTLAGLESNRLPVVGVRRDDTLVNASSYAHGRTFCWTASVCCLAPRRIVVLTGSDPAAADPVLRSAPPTVVEALPSSYVRFAPLLSRLDNPFRDVRLYISTYDAVHPPTVRAYLTASAARRPLWMQGWGQTETGPITFRFFTRRSVSSRGDRHPTTRNLGRPVPVRTRLKVVDPETFRPVARGAVGLVLVRTPARCLGYLGEERRWAAKQDGNWWNTGDLARRGRDGSVVLLDREVDSVPELSCLETEDLLEDRLPEVLECVVLGTADGPPLPVLVTDDAVPGEQWDTATRDLPPLREPVQVRWKDVPRTGTGKVRRLALLRALTGQSAPTGTGRWT encoded by the coding sequence ATGGGCGTGCTGTTCGAGGAATGCGCCGATCGCGGCGTGCCGACGGTGGTGCAGGTGGACCGTCCGTTCGACATCGCGCCGGACGCGGGGCTCAGCCACGACATGCCCGCGCTCGCCAGGCTGGTGCGCGAGGCGTCCGGGTGGCTGGCGGCCGCCGGGGCGGGTCCAGGCGACCGCGTCGCGATCGTGAAGCGCAACCACTGGGACTACGACCTGCTCGCCTGCGCGGCGATCCGGCTCGGCGCCGTGCCCGCGCAACTGTCCGGGCACCTCGGGGCCGAAGCGCTCCGAGAACTGTTGAAGCGCCTCGATTCCGCGCTGCTGGTGACCGATGCCGAGATCCTGCGGCGCTGCCGCGACGAGGGCGTGGAGTTGCCTTCGCTGGCGCGGCGGGTGCTCAGCCTCGACGCACCGGAACAGGGCGCGCTGGTGCTCGCCGACGTGCGCGGGACGACGCCACCGGCGCCGAAGCGGCCGGTGCGCGACGAACCGCTGGTGGTCAACCACACCTCCGGGACCACCGGGGTGCCGAAGCTGGTGGTGCATTCCACCGGCACGATCATCGGCACGCTGGCCGGGCTCGAATCGAACCGGCTGCCCGTGGTGGGCGTGCGCCGCGACGACACGCTCGTCAACGCCAGTTCCTACGCGCACGGCAGGACCTTCTGCTGGACGGCCAGCGTGTGCTGCCTCGCTCCGCGCCGGATCGTCGTGCTCACCGGCTCCGATCCCGCCGCGGCGGACCCGGTGCTGCGGTCGGCGCCACCGACCGTGGTGGAGGCGCTGCCGTCCAGCTACGTGCGGTTCGCCCCGTTGCTGTCGCGTTTGGACAATCCGTTCCGCGACGTCCGGCTCTACATCAGCACCTACGACGCCGTGCACCCGCCGACGGTGCGCGCCTACCTCACCGCTTCGGCCGCGCGCCGTCCACTGTGGATGCAGGGCTGGGGCCAGACCGAGACCGGGCCCATCACGTTCCGGTTCTTCACCCGCCGGTCGGTCTCCTCGCGCGGCGACCGGCACCCGACCACCCGCAACCTCGGCAGGCCGGTGCCGGTACGCACCCGGCTGAAGGTGGTGGACCCGGAAACCTTCCGCCCCGTGGCCAGGGGCGCGGTGGGCCTCGTGCTGGTGCGCACGCCCGCGCGCTGCCTCGGCTACCTCGGCGAGGAGCGGCGCTGGGCTGCCAAGCAGGACGGGAACTGGTGGAACACCGGCGATCTCGCGCGGCGCGGTCGTGACGGTAGCGTCGTGCTGCTGGACCGCGAAGTGGACAGCGTGCCCGAGCTGAGCTGCCTGGAAACCGAGGACCTGCTGGAGGATCGCCTGCCGGAGGTGCTCGAATGCGTGGTGCTCGGCACCGCGGACGGCCCGCCCCTGCCAGTGCTCGTCACCGACGACGCGGTGCCGGGCGAGCAGTGGGACACCGCGACGCGCGACCTGCCACCGCTGCGCGAACCGGTCCAAGTGCGGTGGAAGGACGTGCCGCGCACCGGGACGGGCAAGGTCCGGCGGCTGGCACTGCTGCGGGCGCTGACCGGGCAGTCGGCGCCGACGGGTACCGGGCGCTGGACATGA
- a CDS encoding class I SAM-dependent methyltransferase, which yields MTSYVFAGEGGLRRDQEDCLAAAYDPVTTARLASTGVADGWHCLEIGAGGGSVACWLADRVAPGGDVVATDLVPQHVPEARGLTAVRHDVVADPLPGKAFDLVHTRLVLRHLPAREAVLDKLLATLTPGGWLQVDEFDTTYQPCLAAPDSAAERLFREFLAAKDAVMAKAGVDVAWGSRVGAAMRRAGFVEVDVRPRIDAWRPGSAGTRLLAHHTYRLRDELLAAGMTDDGLRRVRALLADPDFLVCSSVFYSVQGRRAR from the coding sequence ATGACGAGCTACGTGTTCGCGGGTGAGGGCGGGCTCCGGCGCGATCAGGAGGACTGCCTCGCCGCCGCCTACGACCCGGTGACCACGGCCAGGCTGGCGTCCACCGGTGTCGCCGACGGCTGGCACTGCCTCGAAATCGGCGCGGGTGGCGGCAGCGTGGCCTGCTGGCTCGCCGACCGGGTCGCACCCGGTGGGGACGTGGTGGCCACCGATCTGGTGCCGCAGCACGTTCCCGAGGCGCGCGGGCTGACCGCCGTGCGGCACGACGTGGTCGCGGATCCGTTGCCGGGCAAGGCTTTCGACCTCGTCCACACGCGACTGGTGTTGCGGCACCTCCCCGCACGCGAGGCCGTGCTCGACAAACTGCTGGCGACGCTGACCCCGGGCGGCTGGCTCCAGGTGGACGAGTTCGACACCACCTACCAGCCTTGCCTCGCCGCGCCGGACTCCGCGGCCGAGAGGCTGTTCCGCGAGTTCCTCGCGGCGAAGGACGCGGTGATGGCGAAGGCGGGTGTGGACGTCGCGTGGGGGAGCAGGGTGGGCGCGGCCATGCGGCGCGCGGGGTTCGTCGAGGTCGACGTGCGGCCGCGGATCGACGCGTGGCGACCGGGCTCGGCGGGGACGCGGCTGCTGGCGCACCACACGTACCGCCTTCGCGACGAACTGCTCGCCGCGGGGATGACGGACGACGGGCTCCGCCGCGTTCGCGCGCTGCTGGCGGATCCCGATTTCCTGGTCTGCTCCAGCGTTTTCTACTCGGTGCAGGGGAGGCGTGCGCGATGA